The following coding sequences are from one Granulicella sp. L56 window:
- a CDS encoding TonB-dependent receptor, translated as MHKSIVKYLSIWALSFVICSLAFAQSTTSNLTGIVTDQSGAVIVGAQVNVENVDVGKHSRLETNAEGRYNAAALQPGRYTVKVEKPGYSPRELTGITIAVNQSATLNVQLDLGSTSQTVTVTGEAQLINVTTAELAQQVTESSIKELPLNGRDPSTLVLLAPGVTNVLNTSAGTLQTTDAFANETGASANGGRQGSTYYLLDGAPNMDRYDLLAAPFPNADATQEFNVTTNNFDAQYGFSPGAVVSIQTKSGTNAIHGQAFEFLRNNALNAAQYFSHQVDPLKRNQFGGSIGGPILKNKLFLFANYQGTRASSAATSNVAFTPTAAMVNGDFSALLQGSNPVQLTNPATGLPYPNNQIDPTTFSPGAVKFLSVLPVGQEPLGQVIYTGAALTTHFDEGTARLDYSLSDKHHFVLRTFFDYYNQPGSSANGNFIASQAGNLDKYQNHAFNYIWTPTPAISNVFVASYTSLNTINGTSQLDAQGNPICLSHYINVSEPAGRCAIEGLSVSGGFGSGYQDENTQARTTWTASDSLSKQAGKHFMTAGGDMFHQFWNLYSAYPTEAIIGFNGSATGYGLADYLLGRVATFYQGGGETQKMNQWELALFVQDQYHISRSLTVTAGVRWEPFLPPPLVNGRGAAFRPGQQSQRFPNAPLGLVFPGDRGISNSLVPSAYDYFVPRIGLAWQPASLPHTSVRAAFGIFTTPIQYSSYNHTSDLTPFSTTYSFNSTPGNPISFDDPYANYAPTGGKNPFPPFADPNSVAPADTVFPAGLNVPTVFSSNFRLGETQSWNLSMQQSFAHNLALQLAYVGSESFHQQTPVDRNPGIYSAGGARSTYPAFAGILENNVGGTASYHSLQVTVEKNLSNNFQFRSNFTWSKAIDIASSGTLAFTGGVGNPFNLRSNRGISDVNIPLVSVTSLIYTTPKLQKRGVLLRSILGGWQVSGIYTAQSGTPFSIAGGDGSNNSGAQQYGDRADLTGLPFGVRSGGKQNWLNHYFNANAFRVNAPGTFGTSGRNLFQGPPLNNADLGFSKNWYLQERYRLQFRWELFNAFNHASFGTPNNDPSSPNVGQITSTASAARVMQGAVKLYF; from the coding sequence ATGCATAAATCTATCGTGAAATATTTGTCTATATGGGCATTGAGTTTTGTAATCTGCAGCCTAGCCTTTGCGCAGAGCACAACCTCAAATTTAACCGGTATCGTGACGGATCAAAGTGGAGCCGTGATCGTCGGAGCTCAAGTCAATGTAGAAAATGTGGATGTCGGCAAACATTCTCGTTTGGAGACCAACGCCGAAGGCAGATATAACGCAGCTGCTCTTCAACCTGGTCGATACACTGTGAAAGTCGAAAAACCAGGCTACAGCCCACGAGAATTGACTGGCATTACCATAGCGGTGAATCAATCAGCGACACTTAACGTTCAACTTGACCTTGGTTCGACGAGCCAGACGGTCACGGTAACGGGGGAGGCGCAACTCATTAACGTGACTACTGCTGAGCTCGCACAGCAGGTCACTGAATCTTCAATCAAAGAATTGCCGCTGAATGGCCGAGATCCTTCCACCCTGGTCCTGCTTGCTCCAGGTGTAACAAATGTTCTCAACACTTCTGCTGGGACTCTGCAAACGACAGATGCCTTCGCCAATGAGACTGGAGCTTCTGCCAATGGAGGCAGGCAAGGCAGTACTTATTACCTGCTTGACGGCGCACCTAATATGGATCGATACGACCTGCTTGCGGCGCCATTCCCGAATGCAGACGCTACTCAAGAATTCAACGTGACTACAAACAATTTTGATGCTCAGTATGGATTCTCTCCAGGGGCAGTAGTCAGTATTCAGACCAAGTCGGGAACAAATGCGATCCATGGCCAGGCATTTGAATTCTTGCGTAACAACGCTTTGAACGCGGCACAGTACTTCTCTCATCAAGTAGATCCTCTTAAGCGGAATCAATTTGGAGGATCGATTGGTGGTCCTATCCTTAAGAATAAACTTTTCCTTTTTGCAAACTATCAGGGAACCCGGGCAAGTTCGGCAGCTACTTCAAACGTAGCCTTTACCCCCACTGCGGCCATGGTTAATGGTGACTTTAGCGCTCTTTTGCAAGGCAGCAATCCAGTTCAGTTGACCAATCCAGCGACAGGACTTCCATATCCAAACAACCAAATCGACCCAACGACATTCAGTCCAGGTGCGGTTAAATTCCTTAGCGTATTACCTGTTGGACAGGAACCTCTCGGGCAGGTCATCTACACTGGAGCGGCTCTCACCACACATTTCGACGAGGGCACCGCTCGACTGGATTATTCATTAAGCGACAAGCATCACTTTGTGCTGAGAACTTTCTTTGATTACTATAACCAGCCTGGTTCAAGTGCAAACGGTAACTTCATCGCTTCTCAAGCCGGAAATCTCGACAAGTACCAGAATCACGCTTTCAATTACATATGGACGCCCACGCCTGCAATTAGCAATGTATTTGTTGCTTCCTACACAAGCCTCAATACGATTAATGGAACCAGCCAGTTGGATGCGCAAGGCAATCCTATCTGCCTCTCTCATTACATTAACGTGAGCGAGCCGGCTGGCCGCTGCGCAATTGAAGGTCTCAGCGTCTCAGGCGGCTTCGGTTCGGGCTACCAGGATGAAAATACTCAAGCGCGAACCACGTGGACTGCGTCAGACTCTTTGTCCAAACAAGCTGGAAAGCATTTTATGACAGCCGGAGGGGATATGTTCCACCAGTTCTGGAATCTCTACTCTGCATATCCCACGGAAGCGATTATAGGATTTAATGGCTCTGCAACGGGCTATGGATTAGCCGACTATCTACTTGGCCGCGTCGCAACGTTTTATCAGGGCGGCGGCGAAACCCAAAAAATGAATCAGTGGGAATTGGCCCTCTTTGTCCAGGACCAGTACCATATCTCACGCAGTTTGACCGTAACCGCTGGGGTGCGTTGGGAACCGTTTCTGCCGCCACCACTAGTAAATGGGCGCGGAGCGGCCTTCCGTCCAGGTCAGCAAAGCCAACGATTCCCGAACGCTCCTCTCGGACTAGTATTTCCTGGAGATCGCGGCATCAGCAATTCGCTGGTGCCATCGGCTTACGATTACTTTGTGCCACGAATTGGCCTTGCCTGGCAGCCGGCCAGCTTGCCTCATACGTCAGTCCGAGCGGCTTTTGGGATCTTCACCACCCCAATCCAGTATTCGAGCTACAACCATACCTCGGATTTGACACCCTTCAGCACGACTTATAGCTTCAATTCCACTCCTGGCAATCCAATCAGTTTTGATGACCCATATGCGAATTATGCTCCTACCGGGGGCAAGAACCCATTTCCACCATTCGCAGATCCTAACTCCGTCGCTCCTGCCGATACTGTATTCCCAGCGGGCTTGAATGTTCCCACTGTGTTCTCATCCAACTTCCGGCTGGGTGAAACACAATCCTGGAATCTTTCAATGCAGCAATCTTTCGCCCACAATTTGGCTCTTCAATTGGCATATGTGGGCAGTGAGTCCTTCCACCAGCAAACTCCTGTAGATCGCAACCCTGGAATTTATTCGGCTGGAGGTGCACGTTCTACCTACCCTGCGTTTGCAGGCATCTTGGAAAATAATGTTGGCGGAACTGCCTCTTATCACTCGCTGCAAGTGACAGTGGAAAAGAATCTGTCGAACAATTTCCAGTTTCGTTCTAACTTCACCTGGTCGAAAGCGATAGATATTGCCAGCAGTGGAACACTTGCCTTCACGGGTGGCGTAGGAAACCCATTCAACCTTCGCTCCAATCGTGGTATCTCGGACGTCAATATACCTTTGGTCTCTGTCACGAGCTTGATCTACACGACGCCAAAGCTGCAAAAGAGAGGCGTTTTGCTTCGGAGCATTTTGGGCGGCTGGCAAGTCAGCGGAATCTACACGGCGCAATCTGGAACGCCCTTTAGCATTGCCGGGGGCGACGGTAGTAACAACTCTGGCGCTCAGCAGTACGGGGACAGGGCCGATCTTACCGGACTGCCGTTCGGCGTCCGATCCGGGG
- a CDS encoding FadR/GntR family transcriptional regulator, producing MTAVKDNPNKTIPLPPVELLRKLIEHDGYKTGDQLPPERELALRLGIGRPAIREAIKALSILEVIESKPGAGTFIKSSSNMALNWPETMRTVKPKFDMLQLLEVRKMIEPQAAFLCATRATFVQLGELEQQIITQERNPNNRELMAKSDFLFHDVITRSAGNSILDDVAGFLSPLLVRSRQITASSAPELTRMAREHRAIFEAIRRSQPDLAARAMTEHLQSVGLDLLSAPEKISSH from the coding sequence ATGACGGCCGTAAAAGATAATCCAAATAAGACCATCCCTCTCCCCCCCGTGGAGCTGTTGCGGAAGCTTATTGAACACGACGGCTATAAGACCGGTGACCAACTGCCACCGGAACGAGAGTTGGCTCTAAGGCTGGGCATAGGGCGACCAGCCATTCGTGAGGCAATTAAAGCATTGAGCATTCTTGAGGTCATTGAAAGCAAACCTGGAGCTGGCACATTTATCAAGTCAAGTTCAAATATGGCGCTGAACTGGCCGGAGACAATGCGTACAGTTAAGCCCAAATTCGACATGCTGCAGCTACTCGAAGTTAGGAAAATGATCGAACCACAAGCTGCATTTCTATGCGCCACGCGTGCGACTTTCGTACAGCTTGGTGAACTCGAACAGCAAATTATCACGCAGGAGAGAAACCCAAACAATCGGGAACTCATGGCAAAGAGCGATTTTTTATTTCACGATGTGATTACGCGCTCTGCTGGTAACTCGATTCTTGATGACGTGGCCGGTTTCTTATCCCCTTTGCTGGTGCGCAGCCGGCAGATCACAGCTTCATCTGCCCCAGAACTGACGCGGATGGCTCGCGAACACCGCGCGATCTTTGAAGCGATACGACGCAGTCAACCCGACCTAGCGGCTCGAGCAATGACGGAACATCTCCAGAGCGTCGGGCTCGATTTACTAAGTGCGCCCGAAAAGATTTCATCTCATTAA